The Populus trichocarpa isolate Nisqually-1 chromosome 2, P.trichocarpa_v4.1, whole genome shotgun sequence genome has a window encoding:
- the LOC7468719 gene encoding 40S ribosomal protein S12 — translation MSGEEGAVAQTETPAVADVPPLGEPMDLMTALQLVLRKSLAHGGLSRGLHEGAKVIEKHAAQLCVLAEDCNQPDYVKLVKALCADHNVNLLTVPSAKTLGEWAGLCKIDSEGKARKVVGCSCVVVKDFGEDTEALNVIQQHVKAN, via the exons ATGTCTGG TGAAGAAGGTGCTGTTGCTCAGACTGAGACTCCAGCTGTTGCTGATGTACCACCACTTGGTGAGCCAATGGACTTGATGACAGCATTGCAGCTTGTGCTGAGAAAATCTCTGGCTCATGGTGGGCTTTCTCGAGGTCTTCATGAAGGTGCCAAAGTGATTGAGAAGCATGCTGCTCAACTTTGTGTCTTGGCAGAGGATTGCAACCAGCCTGACTATGTTAAACTTGTTAAGGCACTTTGTGCTGATCACAACGTGAACTTGCTAACTGTTCCAAGTGCAAAAACCCTCGGAGAGTGGGCTGGT TTGTGTAAGATTGACTCAGAGGGGAAGGCTAGGAAAGTGGTCGGTTGCTCGTGTGTTGTTGTGAAG GATTTTGGGGAGGACACTGAAGCTCTTAATGTCATTCAACAGCATGTCAAGGCCAACTAA
- the LOC7480713 gene encoding photosystem II repair protein PSB27-H1, chloroplastic — MASPALLTPASKLKPLSPIKPKPNSTAPLSPPPTPQQQQPRNHHARRHFLSLATAILTSPFVLPITPAFAGSDEEYVKDTEDVINKVRTTVNMDKNDPNVADAVANLRETSNSWVAKYRREKALLGRASFRDMYSALNAVTGHYVSFGPTAPIPSKRRARILEEMDTAEKALSRGR; from the coding sequence ATGGCTTCACCAGCACTCCTGACCCCAGCTTCCAAGCTCAAACCCCTCTCCCCcatcaaacccaaacccaactCCACCGCCCCACTTTCACCACCGCCAACaccacagcagcagcaacctCGAAACCACCACGCTCGTCGCCACTTCCTGTCCTTGGCCACCGCAATCCTGACTTCCCCGTTCGTCCTCCCAATCACTCCAGCTTTTGCAGGATCGGATGAGGAGTACGTGAAAGATACAGAGGATGTGATCAACAAGGTTAGAACCACCGTAAACATGGACAAGAACGATCCGAACGTGGCTGATGCAGTGGCTAACCTAAGAGAAACTTCAAACTCTTGGGTGGCAAAGTATAGAAGAGAGAAAGCTTTGCTTGGTCGTGCTTCTTTTCGTGATATGTATTCGGCTTTGAATGCTGTCACCGGGCATTACGTCAGCTTTGGACCGACCGCTCCCATTCCATCTAAGAGAAGGGCCAGAATTCTTGAAGAGATGGACACTGCTGAGAAAGCATTATCAAGGGgcagataa